The Brassica napus cultivar Da-Ae chromosome C1, Da-Ae, whole genome shotgun sequence DNA segment CAATAGCCAAAGATGAGCGAGATCAAAGCCAGACGCATACTCCTCCTTTCTATCAtattcctcttcttcttctccgagaCTCTTCTGTTGTGTTCAGCTAACGAGGATGGCTCAAGGAATCTTGCAGTGGTCATGAGAAAACGAATAAGAAACAGAGGGCCGCGCAACTCAACATCCGCAGCTTCACCTATGATGTTGCCAAGCTCCTTTCATATTGGTGCTGCTTCTTCTTTCCTCCTCGCTCTCCTTTTATAAGTTCCGTTTGTAGTGATCGTGATTTACATATTCAGAGTTAATATGCTTTTGTCTAT contains these protein-coding regions:
- the LOC106375044 gene encoding uncharacterized protein LOC106375044 — its product is MSEIKARRILLLSIIFLFFFSETLLLCSANEDGSRNLAVVMRKRIRNRGPRNSTSAASPMMLPSSFHIGAASSFLLALLL